Within bacterium, the genomic segment CCACGTCCCGTGTCCGCGCCTGCTCGCCTGTCGCCTGACCCTTGCGGGTGTTCGTTGCCTATCGAAGTCGGGGGGAGCGACCTGCGCTCCCCCCGGGGAAACCTACTCGTGGATCTTCGCGACGACGCCGGCGCCGACGGTGCGGCCGCCCTCGCGGATGGCGAAGCGCAGGCCCTCCT encodes:
- a CDS encoding elongation factor Tu, coding for EGLRFAIREGGRTVGAGVVAKIHE